In one window of Pseudobdellovibrionaceae bacterium DNA:
- a CDS encoding YihY/virulence factor BrkB family protein — MNNIRPIIPKPTDLKPVFKRFYRELIAMQVGSRSAELAYLTVISIVPILSVLMVTSRALGSGYTMMMRLQDWVLGFVTPSTSPELLGLMSSAILKMSDGVIGLSGLILTILVTARLLSRLDQLTQMIWGLGPSHKSVKRLAFMLLGLLGGLPVFLFFMGSALKLLPLVNDILPVVWISRAASFLTIFLIYYFLPNRNLKIQSAVISSLFVSLILYAGQAIYKWASHSIFYYDAVYGSLAFLPLFLVWVLIFWRIILGGMIFTRILNGWKQI; from the coding sequence ATGAATAACATCCGTCCAATTATTCCTAAACCCACTGATTTAAAACCAGTGTTCAAAAGGTTCTACCGAGAACTCATTGCTATGCAAGTGGGTTCGCGCTCAGCCGAGCTGGCTTACCTTACGGTGATCTCCATTGTTCCGATTTTGTCGGTGTTGATGGTCACGTCGCGGGCGTTGGGAAGCGGATATACCATGATGATGAGGTTGCAAGATTGGGTGCTTGGATTTGTTACTCCAAGTACTTCGCCAGAGCTATTGGGTTTGATGTCGTCAGCCATTCTAAAAATGAGTGACGGAGTTATAGGGTTAAGTGGTCTTATTTTAACGATACTAGTGACAGCGCGCCTTTTGAGTCGACTAGATCAGCTGACCCAGATGATTTGGGGTTTGGGCCCATCTCACAAGTCCGTTAAGAGGTTAGCGTTCATGTTGTTGGGCTTGCTTGGGGGGTTGCCAGTATTTTTGTTTTTTATGGGGTCTGCCTTGAAGTTGTTACCTTTGGTCAATGACATTTTGCCTGTGGTCTGGATATCGAGGGCGGCCTCGTTTTTAACGATATTTTTAATTTACTATTTTTTGCCAAATCGAAATTTGAAAATACAAAGCGCGGTCATTTCATCTTTATTTGTTTCATTGATTTTGTATGCTGGGCAAGCGATATACAAATGGGCTTCCCACAGTATCTTTTACTACGACGCCGTATACGGATCGTTAGCTTTTTTACCACTGTTTTTGGTGTGGGTGCTTATATTCTGGCGCATCATTTTAGGTGGAATGATTTTCACCCGAATACTAAACGGCTGGAAACAGATCTAG
- a CDS encoding GNAT family N-acetyltransferase: protein MNTIFRHATLDELTTLVDFQLAMALETEGLRLHKETVERGVSAVFEDSNKGQYWIAEKNSQVVGNLLIIPEWSDWRNGSVWWIHSVYITPKYRGQGVFREMYNALKATVEASPQLFGLRLYVDQSNINAQKVYQQLGMTSDHYALFEWLK from the coding sequence ATGAACACAATTTTTAGGCACGCCACACTCGACGAACTCACAACCCTTGTTGATTTTCAGTTGGCCATGGCCCTTGAAACTGAAGGTCTACGCCTGCACAAAGAAACCGTGGAGCGCGGTGTATCTGCTGTTTTTGAAGATTCTAATAAAGGGCAATATTGGATCGCTGAGAAAAATAGTCAGGTGGTCGGCAACCTACTTATCATTCCCGAGTGGAGCGATTGGCGCAACGGATCTGTGTGGTGGATTCACTCTGTTTATATTACTCCAAAATATCGCGGACAAGGCGTGTTTCGCGAAATGTACAACGCCCTAAAGGCCACTGTGGAGGCGTCACCCCAATTGTTCGGCCTGCGGCTCTACGTAGATCAGTCAAATATCAATGCTCAAAAGGTTTATCAACAACTGGGCATGACCTCTGATCACTACGCACTTTTTGAGTGGCTCAAATAA
- the thrS gene encoding threonine--tRNA ligase, whose protein sequence is MAAVRIILPDNSVKEFDHEPTVLEVAQSIGSRLANDTLGGQLNGSSEVVDLRTLLPDNTQLKIITTRDIEGLEVVRHSAAHAMAQAVQELWPDVKVTIGPVIDNGFYYDFDSPRPFTPEDLEKIQGQLEKVIARNDEVIREVWSKDKAIATFQEMGERFKVEIIQDLNESEVGIYRQGEWFDLCRGPHVQRLGQIKAVQILSQAGAYWRGDENREQLQRVYATAFTDKKDLKRHLQNLEEAKKRDHRKLGKELGLFTFHEFSPGAPFFTPKGSVIYNQLQGFMRDKYQLYGYDEVITPQIFDVDLYHRSGHYDNYRENMYFTKIDNRDFSVKPMNCPGHCLLYAAERKSYRDLPYRVADFGRLHRYERSGAMHGLTRVRSFCQDDAHIFCTLEQMQQEIQSFMKLLHEVYEQLGMTEYRVFFSTRPEKRMGSDAVWDRAESALEQALKNLNLKYTVNPGDGAFYGPKLDIMFVDAIQRPWQLGTLQCDFNMPESFDLQYVGEDNSEHRPVMLHRAILGSLERFIGVYLEHTAGHLPLWLAPVQVRVLNVTEKQEEYCRALYDQLKAAGVRVELDVRSEKLGYKIREAQLQKTPYMLIIGDQEKDANQVSVRLRTGKMKKDLGRSEFLDSVRNEIESRQLVSPWLEGDTDQQGEEL, encoded by the coding sequence ATGGCGGCCGTTCGAATCATTTTACCCGATAACTCTGTGAAAGAATTTGACCATGAACCCACGGTTCTGGAAGTGGCCCAATCTATTGGTTCACGGCTGGCAAACGACACCTTGGGCGGGCAGCTCAATGGCTCGAGTGAGGTGGTCGACCTTCGCACGCTGTTGCCAGATAACACTCAACTAAAAATAATCACCACACGTGACATCGAGGGACTCGAAGTGGTTCGCCATTCGGCGGCTCACGCGATGGCGCAAGCGGTGCAAGAGCTGTGGCCCGATGTGAAGGTGACAATTGGCCCTGTTATTGACAACGGATTTTACTATGACTTTGATTCGCCTCGCCCGTTTACCCCGGAAGACCTTGAAAAAATTCAAGGCCAACTGGAAAAGGTGATCGCCCGCAATGATGAAGTGATTCGCGAAGTTTGGTCGAAAGACAAAGCCATCGCGACATTCCAAGAGATGGGCGAACGATTTAAAGTTGAAATTATCCAAGACCTCAATGAGTCCGAAGTGGGTATCTACCGTCAAGGGGAGTGGTTTGATCTTTGTCGTGGGCCCCATGTGCAGCGATTGGGACAGATCAAGGCCGTGCAGATTTTATCGCAAGCCGGTGCCTATTGGCGGGGCGATGAAAACCGTGAGCAATTGCAAAGGGTTTATGCAACGGCATTTACTGATAAAAAAGATCTCAAACGGCACCTGCAAAACCTGGAAGAGGCGAAAAAAAGAGATCATCGAAAGCTCGGCAAAGAACTTGGTCTATTCACTTTCCATGAGTTTTCACCGGGGGCGCCGTTTTTTACCCCTAAAGGGTCGGTGATTTATAACCAACTACAGGGGTTTATGCGCGATAAATACCAGCTGTACGGGTATGATGAGGTGATCACTCCACAGATTTTCGACGTGGATCTTTACCATCGCTCGGGTCATTATGATAACTATCGTGAAAACATGTATTTCACCAAAATCGACAATCGCGATTTTTCAGTGAAGCCAATGAATTGCCCCGGCCATTGTTTGTTGTATGCGGCCGAAAGAAAATCTTATCGAGATTTGCCCTATCGGGTGGCAGACTTCGGTCGACTGCACCGCTATGAGCGCAGTGGCGCCATGCATGGGCTCACTCGAGTGCGATCTTTTTGTCAAGATGACGCCCATATTTTTTGTACACTCGAACAAATGCAGCAAGAGATTCAAAGTTTTATGAAGCTCTTGCACGAAGTGTATGAACAACTTGGCATGACAGAGTACCGCGTGTTTTTCTCCACCCGGCCAGAAAAACGTATGGGCAGTGATGCTGTCTGGGATCGAGCCGAGTCAGCCCTTGAGCAAGCCTTAAAAAATCTAAATCTCAAATACACTGTGAACCCCGGTGATGGGGCGTTCTATGGTCCAAAACTCGATATTATGTTTGTTGATGCCATTCAGCGGCCGTGGCAGTTAGGCACTCTACAGTGCGATTTCAATATGCCAGAGTCATTTGATCTCCAGTATGTGGGTGAAGACAACAGTGAACATCGGCCAGTGATGCTTCATCGGGCAATTTTGGGCTCATTGGAACGATTTATTGGTGTTTATCTTGAGCACACGGCAGGGCATTTGCCGCTGTGGTTGGCGCCCGTGCAAGTTCGAGTATTGAATGTGACTGAAAAACAAGAAGAGTATTGTCGAGCCCTGTATGACCAGTTGAAGGCGGCCGGTGTTCGTGTAGAGCTAGATGTTCGCAGCGAAAAATTGGGATACAAGATTCGTGAAGCTCAGTTGCAAAAAACCCCTTATATGTTGATTATTGGCGATCAAGAAAAGGATGCCAATCAGGTTTCCGTTAGACTTCGAACGGGAAAAATGAAAAAAGACTTGGGTCGCAGTGAGTTTTTAGATAGCGTTCGAAACGAGATTGAATCTCGGCAACTGGTGAGCCCCTGGCTTGAAGGGGACACCGACCAACAAGGAGAAGAGTTATAA
- the infC gene encoding translation initiation factor IF-3, with amino-acid sequence MNRSIRAPEIRLIDEEGKMVGVMSPQDALRMAQDRGMDLIEIAPNAKPPTCKIMDYGKWKYENKKKQTAARKKQTVVVVKEIQVRPRTDDHDLQVKVRQARKFLLEGDKVKVNLRFSGREMAHQDLGVQLLDKLTAMLQDLAIVESPPKREGRQMFVLLAPDPVKVKEFEKANKVQAKKESTTEVEASSAE; translated from the coding sequence ATCAACCGAAGTATTCGGGCCCCAGAAATTCGTTTAATTGACGAAGAGGGTAAAATGGTTGGGGTTATGTCGCCGCAAGATGCCCTGCGAATGGCTCAAGACCGCGGCATGGACCTGATTGAGATTGCTCCTAATGCGAAACCACCCACTTGCAAAATTATGGATTACGGCAAGTGGAAGTACGAAAACAAAAAGAAGCAAACGGCGGCTAGAAAAAAACAAACCGTTGTTGTTGTTAAAGAAATCCAGGTGAGACCCCGTACAGACGACCATGATCTCCAGGTGAAAGTGCGACAAGCGCGCAAGTTTCTGCTTGAAGGGGATAAGGTAAAAGTGAATCTTCGGTTTTCTGGCCGAGAAATGGCCCACCAAGATCTTGGCGTGCAGCTATTGGATAAACTCACGGCCATGCTTCAGGATTTGGCCATCGTTGAATCTCCCCCAAAACGCGAAGGGCGGCAGATGTTCGTGCTTTTGGCGCCAGATCCAGTGAAAGTTAAAGAATTCGAAAAGGCCAATAAAGTTCAGGCCAAAAAAGAGTCGACCACTGAGGTTGAGGCTTCGTCGGCCGAATAA
- the rpmI gene encoding 50S ribosomal protein L35 produces MKMRTHSGAKKRLRVKPSGKIKRSKQNRRHLLSHKSSKRKRQLGTMTYVDSANRYQMERCLVL; encoded by the coding sequence ATGAAAATGCGCACTCATAGTGGGGCTAAAAAGCGCCTCCGAGTAAAGCCGAGCGGAAAAATAAAACGCTCAAAGCAGAACCGCCGTCACCTTCTTTCCCATAAATCATCAAAACGTAAGCGTCAGCTCGGCACGATGACCTATGTGGACAGTGCCAACCGTTACCAGATGGAACGTTGCTTAGTTCTGTAA
- the rplT gene encoding 50S ribosomal protein L20, producing MRVKRGVKARRRRNKVLARVSGYRGSNSRCYTTAIEKNDRALVYAYRDRKARKRDFRRLWTQRINAAARMNGTTYSRLMFALKEANVGLDRKALADMAVQDAAGFTALVQQVLPQ from the coding sequence ATGCGTGTTAAAAGAGGCGTTAAAGCCCGTCGTCGTCGTAATAAAGTTTTAGCCAGAGTCAGCGGTTATCGTGGTTCAAACAGCCGTTGTTATACCACGGCCATAGAGAAAAATGATCGAGCTCTGGTTTATGCCTACAGAGATCGTAAAGCCAGAAAACGTGATTTTCGTCGTTTGTGGACTCAGCGGATTAATGCCGCTGCCCGAATGAACGGGACAACTTATTCACGTTTGATGTTCGCATTGAAGGAAGCCAACGTGGGTCTTGACCGTAAAGCCTTGGCTGATATGGCCGTTCAAGACGCCGCTGGATTTACAGCATTGGTTCAACAGGTTTTACCTCAATAG
- a CDS encoding type 2 isopentenyl-diphosphate Delta-isomerase, with protein MEDLAQFEQRKRDHIALSLSPENEAKGWSGLSHIELIHEALPDLNFSEVTISQVWLGETRPTPFFVSSMTAGHYDSLNLNQILAHACADRGWVMGVGSQRRELGDSEAAKEWRSVRKAAPKARLLGNLGLAQLIHTPTSQVAKLSESLDASAMIIHLNPLQECLQPEGTPEFRGGLTAIERLCNELEIPVVVKETGCGFSKSTLRRLSGIGVAAVDISGLGGTHWGRIEGQRSSTDSIQFEAAKTFSNWGVTTTQSVLNAVSVDPDFEIWASGGVRSGLDAAKLLAMGACAVGFAKPILEAALKGEDSLQNAMATIEYELKTALFCTGSNAVHNLHARKLWQQRQM; from the coding sequence ATAGAGGATCTGGCTCAGTTTGAGCAAAGAAAGCGCGATCATATTGCGCTTTCTTTGTCTCCAGAAAATGAGGCCAAAGGGTGGTCCGGTCTATCTCACATTGAACTCATACATGAAGCCTTACCAGATCTCAATTTTTCTGAGGTGACGATTAGCCAAGTATGGCTTGGTGAAACGCGTCCCACACCTTTTTTCGTGAGCTCAATGACGGCAGGTCATTATGATTCGCTCAATCTCAATCAAATTTTAGCTCACGCCTGTGCCGATCGTGGCTGGGTGATGGGAGTGGGTTCTCAAAGAAGAGAATTGGGTGATTCGGAGGCGGCCAAAGAATGGCGTTCTGTGCGGAAGGCGGCTCCCAAAGCCCGGCTTCTAGGCAATCTAGGTTTGGCTCAACTCATTCACACACCCACATCCCAGGTGGCCAAGCTTTCCGAGTCGCTAGATGCCTCGGCAATGATTATTCACCTCAACCCTCTGCAAGAGTGCTTGCAACCAGAGGGTACGCCCGAGTTTCGTGGAGGTTTGACAGCTATTGAAAGACTTTGCAATGAGCTTGAGATTCCCGTCGTCGTGAAAGAGACTGGTTGCGGGTTTTCAAAGTCCACATTGCGCAGGCTTTCGGGCATTGGAGTGGCCGCGGTGGATATTAGCGGATTAGGTGGCACTCACTGGGGGCGGATTGAGGGGCAGCGTTCGTCAACAGACTCGATTCAATTTGAAGCCGCTAAGACTTTTTCAAATTGGGGGGTCACCACAACTCAGTCCGTATTGAATGCGGTTTCAGTGGACCCAGATTTTGAGATATGGGCTTCTGGGGGCGTCCGATCAGGCTTAGATGCAGCCAAACTACTGGCCATGGGAGCTTGTGCTGTGGGATTTGCAAAACCGATATTAGAGGCGGCTTTAAAGGGTGAGGACTCATTACAAAATGCAATGGCAACGATCGAGTACGAGCTAAAGACAGCTTTGTTTTGTACCGGATCAAATGCTGTTCACAATTTACATGCGAGAAAACTATGGCAACAGCGACAGATGTAA
- a CDS encoding hydroxymethylglutaryl-CoA reductase, degradative, with translation MATATDVITKSKELLAGFSKLSLDERLQRLQNLGVLSAADLKSLTSRTVLDPGLAENFIENVIGYYQMPLGVATNFVIDGKPVTVPMAVEETSIIAAASKTAKWVRDHGGVKTEIIGRDIIGQVQVARVKNFENFEKVILENAEDLIQSANTDVAHGLVNRGGGVHRLEVRQVDRGDGGKMAVVHVLADACDAMGANIMNQVCEYLRPKIEDLTGEDVTMCILSNLVDTKVTRATVVLKNLDSDLIDKIVEASLFAKQDPYRAATNNKGVLNGIDPILLATGNDWRAVEAGVHAYAARSGQYRSITEWRREGDDLVGTFEAPVILGVVGGVTRLHPTAQVALNILGVKSADELSRICAAVGLVQNLGAINALTTVGIIEGHMKLHIKNLTIGAGAKEREIPLVQRRLEEILRLTKRITSSHAVEVLKEIRAGRSGQILGASSHAATHVDSSL, from the coding sequence ATGGCAACAGCGACAGATGTAATAACAAAATCAAAAGAACTATTAGCTGGATTCTCTAAGTTGAGTTTGGATGAGCGGTTACAGCGTCTTCAAAACTTGGGAGTGCTGTCTGCTGCTGATCTTAAATCCTTAACCAGTCGCACGGTGCTCGACCCTGGGCTTGCCGAAAATTTTATTGAAAATGTGATTGGCTATTATCAAATGCCTCTCGGCGTAGCCACGAACTTCGTGATTGATGGTAAGCCCGTGACAGTGCCGATGGCTGTGGAAGAGACTTCTATTATTGCGGCGGCTAGCAAAACGGCGAAGTGGGTTCGTGATCATGGCGGAGTTAAAACCGAGATCATAGGGCGAGATATTATTGGCCAAGTGCAAGTGGCTCGGGTTAAGAATTTTGAAAACTTTGAAAAAGTCATCTTAGAAAATGCAGAAGATTTGATTCAATCGGCCAATACAGACGTGGCTCACGGCTTGGTAAATCGTGGGGGCGGTGTGCATCGCCTTGAAGTGCGGCAAGTGGATCGCGGGGACGGCGGAAAAATGGCTGTGGTGCATGTGCTCGCGGATGCTTGCGATGCCATGGGCGCAAATATCATGAATCAAGTGTGTGAATATTTACGTCCAAAGATTGAAGATCTCACGGGCGAAGATGTGACCATGTGTATTCTATCTAACCTGGTGGACACAAAGGTCACACGAGCCACAGTGGTTTTAAAAAACTTGGATTCAGACCTCATCGATAAAATCGTAGAGGCATCTTTGTTTGCTAAACAAGATCCCTATCGTGCCGCTACCAACAATAAAGGTGTTCTTAATGGCATTGATCCCATTTTGTTAGCTACCGGAAATGACTGGCGAGCGGTTGAAGCCGGGGTGCATGCCTATGCGGCCCGATCGGGTCAGTACCGATCCATAACGGAATGGCGGCGAGAGGGCGATGATCTTGTAGGGACTTTTGAGGCGCCAGTGATTTTAGGTGTTGTCGGAGGGGTTACACGTTTGCACCCAACGGCCCAAGTGGCGTTGAATATTTTAGGCGTCAAAAGCGCAGACGAGTTGTCTCGTATTTGTGCTGCCGTGGGGCTCGTGCAAAACTTAGGGGCAATAAATGCCCTCACAACGGTTGGTATAATTGAAGGGCATATGAAGCTTCATATTAAGAACCTCACGATTGGTGCAGGCGCAAAAGAGCGGGAAATCCCGCTCGTGCAGCGTCGACTGGAGGAGATTTTACGCCTGACCAAGCGAATCACCTCAAGCCATGCCGTGGAAGTTCTAAAAGAAATTAGAGCGGGACGAAGTGGCCAGATCTTGGGGGCTTCATCGCATGCGGCCACCCACGTGGACTCAAGCCTTTAG
- the mvaD gene encoding diphosphomevalonate decarboxylase: MIKSWRSSAPSNIALIKYMGKQNRGEGNLPTNTSLSFTLNHLQTHVFISPKESGNDAWEPLSEQGLSPIDLSLKSQGRFLDFFADLKKQWKIPGSYLIQSANNFPSDCGLASSASSFAALTLATHELAKEFGVDCTLADLSALSRRGSGSSCRSFFAPFAKWDGETAQSVDLGIEDLLHQVVVVGAEKKQVSSSEAHLRVLTSSLFKGRVERAQLRYDQLVSALKTGDWGQAFQIAWAEFWDMHALFETSAPPFGYMNSGSLIVLKAVRDHWNSQGDGPIVTMDAGANVHLLYREDQIEVAGQLVRDSFSVFDVIQSPKLDGKP; the protein is encoded by the coding sequence ATGATCAAGTCCTGGCGTTCTAGTGCCCCGTCTAATATTGCTTTGATCAAGTACATGGGAAAGCAAAACAGGGGTGAGGGCAATCTTCCCACAAACACTTCGCTATCGTTCACGCTGAACCACCTTCAGACCCATGTGTTCATATCTCCGAAAGAATCAGGTAACGATGCATGGGAGCCCTTGAGCGAACAGGGTCTTTCGCCCATTGATTTGAGTTTAAAGTCTCAAGGTCGGTTTTTAGATTTTTTTGCAGATTTAAAAAAACAATGGAAAATACCTGGAAGTTACCTCATTCAATCTGCAAATAATTTTCCGTCTGATTGTGGGTTGGCAAGTTCGGCGTCTAGTTTTGCCGCACTCACCTTGGCGACACATGAGCTGGCAAAAGAGTTTGGGGTTGACTGTACTTTGGCCGATCTGTCGGCTTTAAGCCGTAGGGGGTCAGGTTCTTCCTGCCGTTCGTTTTTTGCGCCCTTTGCAAAGTGGGATGGAGAAACGGCGCAGTCCGTAGATTTGGGTATTGAGGATTTATTGCATCAGGTGGTGGTGGTAGGAGCTGAGAAAAAACAAGTGAGCTCAAGTGAAGCCCATCTACGAGTCCTAACTAGTTCATTGTTTAAAGGTAGAGTGGAAAGGGCCCAGCTTCGCTATGATCAACTCGTGAGTGCCTTGAAGACGGGTGACTGGGGGCAAGCCTTTCAAATTGCTTGGGCCGAGTTCTGGGATATGCATGCGCTATTTGAGACATCGGCCCCTCCGTTTGGTTACATGAACTCAGGAAGCTTAATTGTGCTTAAGGCCGTTCGTGATCACTGGAACTCTCAGGGTGACGGCCCCATAGTGACAATGGATGCTGGGGCGAATGTGCATTTGCTATACCGAGAAGACCAGATTGAGGTGGCAGGTCAGTTGGTGCGTGATTCATTTTCGGTTTTTGATGTTATTCAATCCCCCAAATTGGATGGAAAGCCGTGA
- a CDS encoding ThiF family adenylyltransferase: MAAPDYSERFGRNIGILTSEEQEQLRKSCVAVAGLGGIGGAALLCLARMGVGRFHLADLDHFDVANLNRQVGANIHTFGRPKVDVMKEQILAINPEIEVKTFTEGVQKHNVAAFVSGVGCVVDSIEYFTLSARELLHHEARKQKIPAVFAAPLGFSAVFLSVSPEGMSFHDYFDINDELDPFEKMLRFTVGLSPKALHLKYMEFKKERLVEIETGPSLALSVNLGAALIGAEVICHLTKRRRPQTLPQYVQIDLLTQKHVRKKLLWGNRGFLQKLKIFYARKKYADFKQLFLKFIN; the protein is encoded by the coding sequence ATGGCGGCACCTGACTACTCCGAACGGTTCGGTAGAAATATTGGCATACTGACAAGCGAGGAACAAGAGCAACTGCGAAAATCTTGCGTAGCGGTGGCAGGTCTCGGAGGCATTGGCGGAGCCGCTCTCCTTTGCCTTGCGCGAATGGGTGTAGGACGCTTTCACTTAGCTGACTTAGATCACTTTGATGTGGCTAACCTTAACCGCCAAGTGGGTGCCAACATACACACTTTTGGTCGACCGAAAGTCGATGTGATGAAAGAACAAATTCTTGCTATCAACCCAGAGATAGAGGTGAAAACTTTTACCGAGGGAGTACAAAAACACAATGTGGCGGCGTTTGTCAGTGGGGTGGGCTGTGTGGTGGATTCAATCGAGTATTTCACTCTCAGTGCCCGCGAGCTACTTCACCATGAAGCTCGAAAGCAAAAGATTCCAGCCGTGTTTGCCGCCCCGCTTGGGTTTTCTGCTGTTTTTCTTTCGGTATCACCAGAGGGTATGAGTTTCCACGATTACTTTGATATCAATGACGAGCTTGACCCCTTTGAGAAGATGTTGCGATTTACTGTGGGACTGTCACCAAAGGCCCTGCACTTAAAATATATGGAATTTAAAAAAGAACGCCTGGTTGAAATTGAAACTGGGCCGTCGCTGGCGCTGTCTGTAAATTTAGGAGCAGCCCTGATAGGCGCCGAAGTGATCTGCCATCTGACAAAAAGACGCCGCCCACAAACACTCCCGCAGTATGTGCAAATTGATCTGCTTACGCAAAAGCATGTTCGAAAAAAGCTTCTGTGGGGTAACCGAGGCTTTTTGCAAAAACTCAAGATCTTTTATGCGCGAAAAAAATACGCCGACTTCAAACAGCTCTTTTTAAAATTTATCAATTAG
- a CDS encoding ankyrin repeat domain-containing protein: MYRVLLLLLVTTGPLVGCGRPPESQPHPADRNRFERMTPQEQQQVAPNPLFVSIYKGDLEEVRVHADRSSTLLEQKNAVHGDTPLAVAIRLRERAIANEIILRMSVDSLRHKNDTGESYIYLASQQGFNDVIENLASKYEQSLGTFDVFDFSELDQETDSLERALFVALNAETAKTLQHYWFLGATHFEHPFNDFFHHRDLSLRTFLHRAAQENRFDVILWAADKTCGSNSWQDPDSFFLKRFAGHVWDFFSDNTPQTFSFVRQHPINRKDIAEDTPLHLAIRSGHLEASTALMGCHEIDFSNQNAVGNSYLIEFLKTIDPRTPHTSQNKKALFLSILDHKNQVMSWFFRTSDYVDSVDQSGRSSLHWAAILSDPFYYEALKPYGDVFLSDHDGLTPHELFKGSRH, encoded by the coding sequence ATGTACAGGGTTTTACTATTACTTCTGGTGACCACGGGGCCACTTGTGGGCTGTGGACGCCCGCCGGAGTCACAACCCCATCCGGCGGATCGCAATCGATTTGAGCGAATGACGCCACAAGAACAACAACAAGTGGCGCCGAACCCATTGTTTGTATCTATCTATAAGGGTGACTTAGAAGAGGTCCGCGTCCATGCCGATAGATCATCGACCCTGCTTGAACAAAAAAATGCAGTTCATGGTGATACACCGCTTGCCGTAGCGATCCGGCTGCGCGAAAGAGCCATTGCCAACGAGATTATTTTGCGAATGAGCGTGGATTCACTTCGCCATAAAAACGATACCGGCGAGTCTTACATTTATCTCGCCTCTCAGCAGGGCTTCAATGATGTGATTGAAAACCTTGCCAGCAAATACGAACAATCGCTAGGTACCTTTGACGTGTTTGATTTTTCGGAGCTGGATCAAGAAACTGACAGCCTAGAGAGAGCCTTGTTTGTGGCCCTCAATGCCGAAACAGCCAAAACACTTCAACACTATTGGTTTCTTGGGGCCACCCATTTCGAACACCCATTTAATGACTTTTTTCACCACCGCGATTTGTCGCTCCGTACTTTTTTGCACCGAGCGGCTCAGGAAAATCGCTTTGATGTGATTTTATGGGCCGCTGACAAGACCTGTGGCAGCAACAGCTGGCAAGATCCAGATAGTTTTTTTCTCAAACGATTTGCCGGCCATGTTTGGGATTTTTTTAGCGACAACACACCTCAGACTTTTTCTTTTGTAAGGCAACATCCAATAAACAGAAAAGACATTGCCGAAGACACCCCGTTGCACCTGGCTATTCGATCGGGACATTTAGAAGCTTCGACAGCACTCATGGGATGTCACGAAATTGATTTCTCCAATCAAAATGCTGTGGGAAACAGTTATCTGATTGAGTTTCTTAAAACCATTGACCCCCGCACGCCCCACACGTCGCAAAATAAAAAAGCACTCTTTCTCTCAATCCTTGATCACAAAAACCAGGTGATGTCATGGTTCTTCCGCACCTCTGACTATGTGGATTCTGTGGACCAATCCGGTCGATCAAGCCTCCACTGGGCCGCCATACTTTCTGACCCCTTTTACTATGAAGCTTTAAAGCCCTATGGCGACGTTTTTCTATCGGACCATGATGGCTTGACTCCGCATGAACTGTTTAAAGGATCGCGCCATTGA
- a CDS encoding RNA methyltransferase codes for MIESAANPRFKLWRSLLDSRGLRKHGKFIISGRKIVPEMTEIPSLSGAELLYVEGQPFVEQCSLPKVELKSSLFQQLDIFGTHFPLLVADTPAIDACKLSDAPMGLEILCGLSDPSNLGALLRSAEAFGASQVILLKEAAHPFHPKAVRASSGSCLRVPLTAGPSIKEIHGAGPILALDKTGESIAEFNWPKDCRLLIGEEGLGIPDDLISVQRISIPMQGQVESLNAVAATSVALAMARWR; via the coding sequence GTGATTGAAAGTGCTGCCAACCCGCGATTCAAGCTATGGAGATCACTGCTAGATAGCCGGGGCCTTCGAAAACACGGCAAATTTATAATTTCAGGTCGAAAAATAGTACCTGAAATGACAGAAATTCCCTCATTGTCTGGGGCCGAGCTTTTATACGTAGAGGGGCAACCTTTTGTAGAACAGTGTTCTTTGCCCAAGGTGGAATTAAAATCGAGTTTATTTCAACAACTGGATATTTTTGGCACCCACTTCCCCTTACTCGTTGCAGACACGCCCGCAATTGATGCTTGCAAACTTTCAGATGCGCCAATGGGATTAGAAATTCTCTGCGGATTAAGTGATCCATCAAATCTTGGCGCTCTCTTACGAAGTGCTGAGGCCTTTGGAGCTAGCCAGGTCATACTACTTAAAGAGGCGGCCCACCCCTTTCACCCAAAAGCGGTGCGAGCCTCTAGTGGCTCTTGCCTAAGAGTGCCGCTGACAGCGGGGCCATCGATTAAAGAAATACATGGCGCAGGTCCCATTCTCGCACTAGACAAGACGGGCGAATCCATTGCCGAATTCAACTGGCCCAAAGATTGTCGACTCCTCATCGGAGAAGAGGGCCTAGGGATACCCGATGACCTGATAAGCGTTCAAAGAATTTCCATACCCATGCAGGGACAGGTAGAATCCCTCAACGCCGTTGCCGCAACCAGCGTGGCACTGGCCATGGCCCGCTGGAGGTAA